From Streptomyces sp. TLI_235, a single genomic window includes:
- a CDS encoding nitrogen regulatory protein P-II family has product MKLITAVIKPHRLDDVKEALQAFGVHGLTVTEASGYGRQRGHTEVYRGAEYTVDLVPKVRIEILVEDDDAEQLIDVVVKAARTGKIGDGKVWAVPVDTAVRVRTGERGPDAL; this is encoded by the coding sequence ATGAAGCTCATCACCGCAGTCATCAAGCCGCACCGCCTGGACGACGTGAAGGAGGCCCTGCAGGCCTTCGGCGTCCACGGCCTGACCGTCACAGAGGCCAGCGGCTACGGCCGGCAGCGCGGCCACACCGAGGTCTACCGGGGTGCGGAGTACACCGTCGACCTGGTGCCCAAGGTCCGCATCGAGATCCTCGTCGAGGACGACGACGCCGAGCAGCTGATCGACGTCGTGGTCAAGGCCGCCCGCACCGGCAAGATCGGTGACGGCAAGGTCTGGGCCGTCCCGGTCGACACGGCGGTGCGCGTCCGCACCGGCGAGCGCGGCCCCGACGCGCTCTAG
- a CDS encoding ammonium transporter: MPDGFSAGDTAFVFICAALVMLMTPGLAFFYGGMVRVKSTLNMLVMSFITLAIVSVLWVLYGYSLAFGPDAGAGLIGNLDFLGFRGIGLNDLSGTIPVTGFAAFQLMFAIITPALISGAIADRAKFAAWSLFVALWVTVVYFPVAHWVFAFDKGNGGWLGDRNGVIDFAGGTAVHINAGVAGLALALVLGKRIGFKKDPMRPHSLPLVMLGSGLLWFGWFGFNAGSALAANGVAGMAFMNTQVATAAAVLGWLAYEKIKHGAFTTLGAASGAVAGLVAITPACGSVSPLGAIAIGIIAGVACAAAISLKYKLGFDDSLDVVGVHLVGGVIGSLLIGFFATGHVGQTAKGLFYGGGFDQLGKQALGVVAVAVYSFVVTYVLGLAIHKTVGFRVSEDVEVSGIDQAEHAESAYDFTAVGASLARAVSATPATAATKAEVDA; the protein is encoded by the coding sequence ATGCCGGACGGCTTCAGCGCGGGCGATACCGCCTTTGTGTTCATCTGTGCGGCCCTGGTCATGTTGATGACACCGGGCCTGGCCTTCTTCTACGGAGGCATGGTCAGGGTCAAGAGCACCCTCAACATGCTGGTCATGAGCTTCATTACGCTCGCGATCGTCAGCGTCCTATGGGTCCTCTACGGCTACAGCCTCGCCTTCGGACCGGACGCCGGCGCCGGCCTGATCGGCAACCTGGACTTCCTGGGTTTCCGCGGCATCGGGCTGAACGACCTCAGCGGCACCATCCCGGTCACCGGGTTCGCGGCCTTCCAGCTGATGTTCGCCATCATCACCCCGGCCCTCATCAGCGGCGCCATCGCCGACCGCGCCAAGTTCGCGGCCTGGTCGCTGTTCGTGGCGCTCTGGGTCACCGTCGTCTACTTCCCGGTCGCGCACTGGGTGTTCGCCTTCGACAAGGGCAACGGCGGCTGGCTCGGCGACCGTAACGGCGTCATCGACTTCGCCGGTGGTACCGCCGTCCACATCAACGCCGGTGTCGCGGGCCTCGCCCTCGCCCTGGTGCTCGGCAAGCGCATCGGCTTCAAGAAGGACCCGATGCGTCCGCACAGCCTCCCGCTGGTGATGCTCGGCTCCGGCCTGCTGTGGTTCGGCTGGTTCGGCTTCAACGCCGGCTCGGCGCTCGCCGCCAACGGCGTGGCGGGCATGGCGTTCATGAACACCCAGGTCGCCACCGCCGCCGCCGTCCTCGGCTGGCTCGCCTACGAGAAGATCAAGCACGGCGCCTTCACCACCCTCGGTGCCGCCTCCGGTGCGGTCGCCGGCCTGGTCGCCATCACCCCCGCCTGTGGCTCGGTCTCCCCGCTCGGGGCCATCGCGATCGGCATCATCGCCGGTGTCGCCTGCGCCGCCGCGATCAGCCTCAAGTACAAGCTCGGCTTCGACGACTCGCTCGACGTGGTCGGTGTCCACCTCGTCGGCGGTGTCATCGGCTCCCTGCTGATCGGCTTCTTCGCCACCGGCCACGTCGGCCAGACCGCCAAGGGTCTCTTCTACGGCGGCGGCTTCGACCAGCTCGGCAAGCAGGCGCTCGGCGTGGTCGCGGTCGCCGTGTACTCCTTCGTCGTCACCTACGTCCTGGGCCTCGCCATCCACAAGACGGTCGGCTTCCGGGTCTCCGAGGACGTCGAGGTCTCCGGCATCGACCAGGCGGAGCACGCCGAGTCCGCCTACGACTTCACCGCGGTCGGCGCCAGCCTCGCCCGGGCCGTCTCCGCCACCCCCGCCACCGCCGCCACGAAGGCCGAGGTCGACGCCTGA
- a CDS encoding bifunctional DNA primase/polymerase-like protein, giving the protein MDNLFGELRLRHLRLAPRGTLRRTRATALRAAGEYTARLGWTVVAGAARAHRSPAVCDCAAAHCAAPGLHSAAGPKAAPGTPADELPALLAADAPVLLPAGLHFDVLDVPEQPGLQALVRLERMGTQVGPVLASPAGRLMFFVAPGTARRLPELLYRMGWDDASLDLVCHGAGSYVAAPPTVLGGLGPMRWVRRPTRESAACPPEARLLLGTLAYACHRGRARACEPAWPAA; this is encoded by the coding sequence ATGGACAACCTGTTCGGCGAACTCCGGCTGCGGCACCTGCGGCTGGCGCCGCGCGGCACCCTGCGGCGCACCCGGGCCACCGCCCTCCGGGCGGCCGGCGAGTACACCGCCCGCCTCGGCTGGACGGTCGTCGCGGGTGCGGCCCGCGCCCACCGCTCCCCCGCCGTCTGCGACTGCGCCGCCGCGCACTGCGCCGCCCCCGGCCTGCACTCCGCGGCCGGCCCGAAGGCCGCCCCCGGCACCCCGGCGGACGAACTGCCCGCGCTGCTGGCCGCGGACGCGCCGGTGCTGCTGCCGGCCGGGCTGCACTTCGACGTCCTGGACGTTCCGGAGCAGCCGGGCCTGCAGGCGCTCGTCCGGCTGGAGCGGATGGGCACCCAGGTCGGGCCGGTGCTCGCCTCGCCGGCCGGGCGGCTGATGTTCTTCGTGGCGCCCGGCACCGCGCGCCGGCTGCCCGAACTGCTGTACCGGATGGGCTGGGACGACGCCTCGCTGGACCTGGTCTGCCACGGCGCCGGGTCGTACGTGGCCGCACCGCCGACGGTGCTCGGCGGGCTCGGCCCGATGCGCTGGGTGCGCCGCCCGACCCGGGAGAGCGCGGCCTGTCCGCCGGAGGCCCGGCTGCTGCTCGGCACCCTGGCGTACGCCTGCCACCGCGGGCGGGCTCGCGCGTGCGAGCCGGCCTGGCCGGCCGCCTGA
- a CDS encoding fused signal recognition particle receptor, with product MEYVILAVIIAVVAVGAIAGLVVNGRRRKPLPPKPEAPVITPPREPQVGEESAAPTEAPVQTIEEVPLPEAPEAPTAPEEAPAEAAAPPAIEVPEPTAGRLVRLRSRLSRSQNALGKGLLTLLSRDRLDEDTWEEIEEILLTADIGVAATQELVDSLRTRVKVLGTRTPAELRGLLHEELVALIGPDADRTVHSTKHEEGPAVVLVVGVNGVGKTTTTGKLARVLVADGRRVVLGAADTFRAAAADQLQTWGERVGAHTVRGPEGGDPASVAFDAVKEGIAEGVDTVLVDTAGRLHTKTGLMDELGKVKRVVEKHGPVDEVLLVLDATTGQNGLVQARVFAEVVDITGIVLTKLDGTAKGGIVVSVQRELGVPVKLVGLGEGADDLAPFEPAAFVDALIGD from the coding sequence ATGGAATACGTGATCCTTGCCGTCATCATCGCCGTGGTCGCCGTCGGCGCGATCGCGGGTCTCGTCGTCAACGGCAGACGACGCAAGCCGCTGCCTCCCAAGCCCGAGGCACCCGTCATCACGCCGCCGCGCGAGCCGCAGGTCGGCGAGGAGTCCGCCGCGCCCACCGAGGCGCCCGTCCAGACCATAGAGGAGGTGCCCCTCCCCGAGGCCCCCGAGGCCCCCACAGCTCCGGAGGAGGCCCCGGCGGAGGCCGCGGCCCCGCCGGCGATCGAGGTACCCGAACCCACCGCGGGCCGGCTCGTCCGGCTGCGCTCCCGGCTCTCCCGCTCGCAGAACGCGCTCGGCAAGGGCCTGCTCACCCTGCTCTCCCGGGACCGCCTCGACGAGGACACCTGGGAGGAGATCGAGGAGATCCTGCTCACCGCGGACATCGGTGTCGCCGCGACCCAGGAGCTGGTCGACAGCCTCCGTACCCGGGTCAAGGTGCTCGGCACCCGTACCCCGGCCGAGCTGCGCGGCCTGCTGCACGAGGAGCTCGTCGCCCTGATCGGGCCGGACGCCGACCGCACCGTCCACTCCACCAAGCACGAGGAGGGCCCCGCGGTCGTCCTGGTCGTCGGCGTGAACGGCGTCGGCAAGACCACCACCACCGGCAAGCTCGCCCGGGTGCTCGTCGCCGACGGCCGCCGGGTGGTGCTCGGCGCCGCCGACACCTTCCGTGCCGCCGCCGCCGACCAGCTGCAGACCTGGGGCGAGCGGGTCGGCGCGCACACCGTCCGCGGGCCCGAGGGCGGCGACCCAGCCTCGGTCGCCTTCGACGCCGTCAAGGAGGGCATCGCCGAGGGCGTCGACACCGTCCTCGTCGACACCGCCGGCCGGCTCCACACCAAGACCGGCCTGATGGACGAGCTCGGCAAGGTCAAGCGGGTCGTCGAGAAGCACGGCCCGGTCGACGAGGTGCTGCTCGTCCTGGACGCCACCACCGGCCAGAACGGCCTCGTCCAGGCCCGGGTGTTCGCCGAGGTCGTCGACATCACCGGCATCGTGCTGACCAAGCTCGACGGCACCGCCAAGGGCGGCATCGTCGTCTCCGTCCAGCGCGAACTCGGTGTGCCGGTCAAGCTGGTCGGCCTCGGCGAGGGCGCCGACGACCTGGCGCCGTTCGAGCCGGCCGCCTTCGTGGACGCCCTGATCGGCGACTGA
- a CDS encoding condensin subunit Smc: MHLKSLTLRGFKSFASATTLRFEPGITCVVGPNGSGKSNVVDALSWVMGEQGAKSLRGGKMEDVIFAGAGGRAPLGRAEVSLTIDNTDGALPIDYSEVTITRTMFRNGGSEYALNGTVCRLLDIQELLSDSGIGREMHVIVGQGRLDSVLQADPMGRRAFIEEAAGVLKHRKRKEKALRKLDAMQGNLNRVQDLVAELRRQLGPLGRQARIARRAAGIQAELRDARLRLLADDLLALRRAVEAEIADELALRLRRTTVEQQLAAAVQREAVLEAQVEQLGPRLEAVRQTWYRLSSLVERTRGTIGLAEARVRHAQAGAQGEERRGRDPEELAAEAARIREEEAALAEALEEAQYALAEAVETRGDLERSLAAEEARLKSAARAIADRREGLARMQGQAAAARSRAAAARAEIGRLTEAAAEAAQRAGTAEQEYRQLQEESDGLATADDDQERAHEQARADLHRAERTLTAARDAAAAAERERAGLTARHEALSLGLRRKDGSGTLLTAADRPDGVLGGAAELLTVHRGHETALAAALGAAAEAVAVDGPDTAAEALLLLRKQDAGRAALLIADAPAPPAAERPDLPGGARWAADLVDAPAGLRPAVDTLLARTAVVADLAAARGLIARHPALTAVTADGDLLAGGWAQGGAAGAPSLLETQAQVADAARRIDELDAQCEQLAEELATAAERRRELALAQDELAAARRRAEKERSQLAGALGRSAGQARAAADEADRLAAAADRAEQGLAEAEEAAEELAARLEAAEELDAAGEDEPDTAERDRLAAAGTAARQAEMEARLAVRTHEERVRSLAGRADQLDRAAAAEREARARAAHRRARARHEAEVATAVAAGARALLAAVEGSLAAADAERTAVEQDRTGREGELRTAREHGRELKAELDRLVDTGHRDEVLRAEKRLRIEQLEARALEEFGIGGQELIDGYGPDKPVPPPAPEEGQEPGEPRPYDRAEQEKRLKAAERAYQQLGKVNPLALEEFAALEERHRFLGEQLDDLKKSRRDLMEIVRDVDARVEQLFSAAFQDTAAQFEGVFSRLFPGGEGRLVLTDPDSMLTTGVEVEARPPGKKVKRLSLLSGGERSLTAVALLVSIFKARPSPFYVMDEVEAALDETNLRRLIAIMEELRESSQLIVITHQKLTMESADALYGVTMKGDGISQVISQRLREEHKEKRTPVPAR, from the coding sequence GTGCACCTGAAGAGTCTGACGCTGCGCGGGTTCAAGTCGTTCGCCTCGGCCACGACCCTGCGCTTCGAACCCGGCATCACCTGTGTGGTCGGCCCGAACGGCTCCGGCAAGTCCAACGTCGTCGACGCGCTCTCCTGGGTGATGGGCGAACAGGGCGCCAAGTCGCTGCGCGGCGGCAAGATGGAGGACGTCATCTTCGCCGGCGCGGGCGGCCGCGCCCCGCTCGGCCGCGCCGAGGTCAGCCTCACCATCGACAACACCGACGGCGCGCTGCCCATCGACTACTCCGAAGTCACCATCACCCGGACGATGTTCCGCAACGGCGGCAGCGAGTACGCGCTCAACGGCACCGTCTGCCGGCTGCTCGACATCCAGGAGCTGCTCTCCGACTCCGGCATCGGCCGCGAGATGCACGTCATCGTCGGCCAGGGCCGGCTCGACTCCGTCCTGCAGGCCGACCCGATGGGCCGCCGCGCCTTCATCGAGGAGGCCGCCGGCGTCCTCAAGCACCGCAAGCGCAAGGAGAAGGCGCTGCGGAAGCTCGACGCGATGCAGGGCAACCTCAACCGCGTCCAGGACCTCGTCGCGGAACTCCGCCGCCAGCTCGGCCCGCTCGGCCGGCAGGCCAGGATCGCCCGCCGCGCCGCCGGCATCCAGGCCGAACTGCGCGACGCCCGGCTGCGCCTGCTCGCCGACGACCTGCTCGCCCTGCGCCGCGCCGTCGAGGCCGAGATCGCCGACGAACTCGCCCTGCGGCTGCGCCGCACCACCGTCGAGCAGCAGCTCGCCGCCGCCGTCCAGCGCGAGGCCGTCCTGGAGGCGCAGGTCGAACAGCTCGGGCCGCGCCTGGAGGCCGTCCGGCAGACCTGGTACCGGCTCTCCTCGCTCGTCGAGCGCACCCGCGGCACCATCGGCCTCGCCGAGGCCAGGGTGCGGCACGCCCAGGCCGGTGCCCAGGGCGAGGAACGGCGCGGCCGAGACCCCGAGGAGCTCGCCGCCGAGGCCGCCCGGATCCGGGAGGAGGAGGCCGCCCTCGCCGAGGCCCTGGAGGAGGCGCAGTACGCGCTCGCCGAGGCCGTCGAGACCCGCGGCGACCTCGAACGCTCCCTCGCCGCCGAGGAGGCCCGGCTCAAGAGCGCCGCCCGCGCCATCGCCGACCGCCGCGAGGGCCTCGCCCGGATGCAGGGCCAGGCCGCAGCGGCCCGCTCCAGGGCCGCCGCCGCCCGCGCCGAGATCGGCCGGCTCACCGAGGCCGCCGCCGAGGCCGCGCAGCGCGCCGGGACCGCCGAGCAGGAGTACCGGCAGCTCCAGGAGGAGTCCGACGGCCTCGCCACCGCCGACGACGACCAGGAACGCGCCCACGAGCAGGCCCGCGCCGACCTGCACCGGGCCGAACGCACCCTCACCGCCGCCCGGGACGCCGCCGCGGCCGCCGAACGCGAACGGGCCGGCCTGACCGCCCGCCACGAGGCCCTCTCCCTGGGCCTGCGCCGCAAGGACGGCAGCGGCACCCTGCTCACCGCCGCCGACCGGCCCGACGGCGTGCTCGGCGGCGCCGCCGAACTGCTCACCGTGCACCGCGGACACGAGACCGCGCTCGCCGCCGCACTCGGCGCCGCCGCCGAGGCCGTCGCCGTCGACGGACCGGACACCGCCGCCGAGGCGCTCCTGCTGCTCCGCAAGCAGGACGCCGGCCGCGCCGCCCTGCTCATCGCCGACGCCCCCGCCCCGCCCGCGGCCGAACGCCCCGACCTCCCCGGCGGCGCCCGCTGGGCCGCCGACCTGGTGGACGCCCCCGCGGGCCTGCGACCCGCCGTCGACACCCTGCTCGCCCGCACCGCCGTCGTCGCCGACCTCGCCGCCGCCCGCGGCCTGATCGCCCGGCACCCCGCGCTCACCGCCGTCACCGCCGACGGCGACCTGCTCGCCGGCGGCTGGGCCCAGGGCGGTGCCGCCGGTGCGCCCAGCCTGCTGGAGACCCAGGCCCAGGTCGCCGACGCGGCCCGCCGGATCGACGAACTCGACGCCCAGTGCGAGCAGTTGGCCGAGGAGCTGGCCACCGCCGCCGAAAGGCGCCGCGAACTCGCCCTCGCCCAGGACGAATTGGCGGCAGCCCGGCGCCGCGCCGAGAAGGAACGGTCCCAACTCGCGGGCGCACTCGGCCGGTCCGCCGGACAGGCCCGAGCCGCCGCCGACGAGGCCGACCGCCTCGCCGCCGCCGCCGACCGCGCCGAACAGGGCCTGGCCGAGGCCGAGGAGGCCGCCGAGGAACTCGCCGCCCGGCTCGAGGCCGCCGAGGAGCTCGACGCCGCCGGCGAGGACGAACCCGACACCGCCGAACGCGACCGCCTCGCCGCCGCCGGAACCGCCGCCCGCCAGGCCGAGATGGAGGCCCGGCTCGCCGTCCGCACCCACGAGGAGCGCGTCCGCTCCCTCGCCGGCCGCGCCGACCAGCTCGACCGCGCCGCCGCCGCCGAACGCGAGGCCCGCGCCCGCGCCGCCCACCGCCGCGCCCGCGCCCGGCACGAGGCCGAGGTCGCCACCGCCGTCGCCGCCGGCGCCCGGGCCCTGCTCGCCGCCGTCGAGGGCTCGCTCGCCGCCGCGGACGCCGAACGCACCGCCGTCGAACAGGACCGCACCGGACGCGAGGGCGAGCTGCGTACCGCCCGCGAGCACGGCCGCGAACTCAAGGCCGAACTCGACCGGCTGGTCGACACCGGCCACCGCGACGAGGTGCTGCGGGCCGAGAAGCGGCTGCGCATCGAGCAGTTGGAGGCCCGCGCGCTGGAGGAGTTCGGCATCGGCGGGCAGGAACTGATCGACGGCTACGGCCCCGACAAGCCCGTCCCGCCGCCCGCGCCGGAGGAGGGCCAGGAGCCCGGGGAGCCCCGCCCCTACGACCGGGCCGAGCAGGAGAAGCGGCTGAAGGCCGCCGAACGCGCCTACCAGCAGCTCGGCAAGGTCAACCCGCTGGCACTGGAGGAGTTCGCCGCCCTGGAGGAACGGCACCGCTTCCTCGGCGAGCAGCTCGACGACCTCAAGAAGAGCCGGCGCGACCTGATGGAGATCGTCCGCGACGTCGACGCCCGCGTCGAGCAGCTCTTCAGCGCCGCGTTCCAGGACACGGCCGCCCAGTTCGAAGGGGTCTTCTCCCGGCTCTTCCCCGGCGGCGAGGGCCGGCTGGTGCTCACCGACCCCGACTCCATGCTGACCACCGGCGTCGAGGTCGAGGCCCGCCCGCCCGGCAAGAAGGTCAAGCGGCTGTCGCTGCTCTCCGGCGGCGAGCGCTCGCTCACCGCCGTCGCTTTGCTGGTCTCCATCTTCAAGGCGCGACCCAGCCCCTTCTACGTGATGGACGAGGTCGAGGCGGCGCTCGACGAGACCAACCTGCGCAGGCTGATCGCCATCATGGAGGAGCTCCGGGAGAGCTCCCAGCTGATCGTCATCACCCACCAGAAGCTCACCATGGAGTCCGCCGACGCCCTGTACGGCGTGACCATGAAGGGCGACGGCATCTCCCAGGTGATCAGCCAGCGGCTCCGGGAAGAGCACAAGGAGAAGCGGACCCCGGTGCCCGCCCGCTGA
- a CDS encoding acylphosphatase, which translates to MHGHDSYGHHTLGHDGVRPVRVTAWVRGRVQEVGFRWWTRARALEIGLTGYAVNLGDGRVQVVAEGLHADCEELLVLLRGPETPGQVSGVTEIWTATGDGYDGFAIR; encoded by the coding sequence ATGCACGGTCACGACAGTTACGGCCATCACACGCTGGGGCACGACGGTGTCCGGCCGGTCCGGGTCACCGCCTGGGTCCGCGGCCGGGTCCAGGAGGTCGGCTTCCGGTGGTGGACCAGGGCCCGCGCCCTGGAGATCGGACTGACCGGGTACGCCGTGAACCTCGGCGACGGCCGGGTGCAGGTCGTGGCCGAAGGACTGCACGCCGACTGCGAGGAACTTCTCGTCCTGCTGCGCGGCCCGGAGACTCCGGGCCAGGTCAGCGGGGTCACCGAGATCTGGACCGCGACCGGGGACGGGTACGACGGATTCGCGATCCGCTAG